The following are encoded in a window of Penaeus vannamei isolate JL-2024 chromosome 35, ASM4276789v1, whole genome shotgun sequence genomic DNA:
- the LOC138859315 gene encoding uncharacterized protein, protein MALPARVPPPPSPQPECQPLLMALPARVAPPLATARVPASPHGTSGPHATPPRHSQSASLSSWHFRPACHPPPPPRHSRSASLSSWHFRPACHHPPRHSRSASLSSWHFRPACHHPPSPQPECQPLLMALPARVAPPPSPQPECQPLLMALPARVAPPPSPQPECQPLLMALPARVAPPPSPQPECQPLLMALPARVPPPPSPQPECQPLLMALPARVPPPPSPQPECQPLLMALPARVAPPPPSPQPECQPLLMAPPARVAPPPLATARPECQPLLMALPARVAPPPSPQPECQPLLMALPARVAPPPRHSQSASLSSWHFRPACHPPSPQPECQPLLMALPARVAPPPPRHSRSASLSSWHFRPAWHPPPSPQPECQPLLMAPPARVALAAPPRL, encoded by the exons ATGGCACTTCCGGCCCGCGTGCCACCACCCCCCTCGCCACAGCCGGAGTGCCAGCCTCTCCTCATGGCACTTCCGGCCCGCGTGGCACCCCCCCTCGCCACAGCCAGAGTGCCAGCCTCTCCTCATGGCACTTCCGGCCCGCATGCCACCCCCCCTCGCCACAGCCAGAGTGCCAGCCTCTCCTCATGGCACTTCCGGCCCgcgtgccaccccccccccccccctcgccacagcCGGAGTGCTAGCCTCTCCTCATGGCACTTCCGGCCCGCGTGCCACCACCCCCCTCGCCACAGCCGGAGTGCCAGCCTCTCCTCATGGCACTTCCGGCCCGCGTGCCACCACCCCCCCTCGCCACAGCCGGAGTGCCAGCCTCTCCTCATGGCACTTCCGGCCCGCGTggcaccccccccctcgccacagccggagtgccagcctctcctcatggcacttccggcccgcgtggcaccccccccctcgccacagccagagtgccagcctctcctcatggcacttccggcccgcgtggcaccccccccctcgccacagcCAGAGTGCCAGCCTCTCCTCATGGCACTTCCGGCCCGCGTGCCACCACCCCCCTCGCCACAGCCGGAGTGCCAGCCTCTCCTCATGGCACTTCCGGCCCGCGTGCCACCACCCCCCTCGCCACAGCCAGAGTGCCAACCTCTCCTCATGGCACTTCCGGCCcgcgtggcacccccccccccctcgccacagcCAGAGTGCCAGCCTCTCCTCATGGCACCTCCGGCCcgcgtggcacccccccccctcgccacagccaga ccagagtgccagcctctcctcatggcacttccggcccgcgtggcaccccccccctcgccacagcCGGAGTGCCAGCCTCTCCTCATGGCACTTCCGGCCCGCGTGGCACCCCCCCCTCGCCACAGCCAGAGTGCCAGCCTCTCCTCATGGCACTTCCGGCCCGCATGCCACCCCCCCTCGCCACAGCCAGAGTGCCAGCCTCTCCTCATGGCACTTCCGGCCcgcgtggcaccccccccccctcgccacagccggagtgccagcctctcctcatggcacttccggcccgcgtggcacccccccccctcgccacagcCGGAGTGCCAGCCTCTCCTCATGGCACCTCCGGCCCGCGTGGCACTCGCCGCTCCGCCCCGCCTGTGA
- the LOC138859316 gene encoding uncharacterized protein has product MARRFSITSNHHQHHSLPSSVTLAVTTTLPTRLHPPSPPPPPSYSPPVSPPCLHRSLTILSPPQPHHPASTAASPSCLHRSLTTLPPPQPHHPVSTAASPPCLHRSLTTLSPPQPHHPLTTTPSLIFTTAASPPCLHRSLTTLSPSQPHHPLTTTPSLIFTTALTTMSPPQPRPPTQ; this is encoded by the coding sequence ATGGCTCGTCGCTTCAGCATCACCTCtaatcaccaccagcatcattcTCTCCCGAGCAGTGTCACTCTTGCCGTCACCACCACTCTGCCAACCCggctccaccctccctcaccaccaccccctccctcatattCACCACCGGTCTCACCACCCTGTCTCCACCGCAGCCTCACCATCCTGTCTCCACCGCAGCCTCACCACCCTGCCTCCACCGCAGCCTCACCATCCTGTCTCCACCGCAGCCTCACCACCCTGCCTCCACCGCAGCCTCACCACCCTGTCTCCACCGCAGCCTCACCACCGTGTCTCCACCGCAGCCTCACCACCCTGTCTCCACCGCAgcctcaccaccccctcaccaccaccccttccctcatatTCACCACCGCAGCCTCACCACCCTGTCTCCACCGCAGCCTCACCACCCTGTCTCCATCGCAgcctcaccaccccctcaccaccaccccttccctcatatTCACCACCGCCCTCACCACCATGTCTCCACCGCAACCTCGACCACCAACTCAATAA